One window of the Populus nigra chromosome 4, ddPopNigr1.1, whole genome shotgun sequence genome contains the following:
- the LOC133691918 gene encoding uncharacterized protein LOC133691918 produces the protein MQTQGGINNQAYKFQDQTNRTLDDIRSQLTKLTQSLSIQEKGKIPAQPMPNPRGQVHMSESSSSEPSNHEQVQAITTLRSGKIVDKAIGFGIPRSIVEEESRESEEEIKTQVTNESLSDKEGEINEKEMSEKGDDSSKIGVKVSDLEFVPRAPFPQRLGKPKHDLMNSEIYELFKQVKVNIPLLDAIKQVPSYAKFLKDLCTVKRRLNVKERAFLTEHASAIIQFKAPPKYKDPGCPTISCIIGNHKIDQALLDLGASVNLIPYTVYEQLGLGEIKPTRITLQLADRSIKIPRGIVEDVLVQVDKFYFPVDFVVFDTAPIQGSNAPIPVILGRPFLATSNALINCRNGVMKLSFGNMTVEMNIFNVSKQIGEHEDIREVDLIQTVCQEHFEREWINDPLERTLIHDERFCSLECVDEEVRELETYLNPMPIMSIGQWTPSFEPLISPQVKAEASLVQPYKPERKPLPSDLKYAFLGEDESYPIVISSKLSIEQEQELLRVVRKHKKAIGWT, from the coding sequence atgcaaacacaaggaggaatcaacaaccaagcttataaatttcaagaccagaccaataggaccttagatgacattcgaagtcaactaaccaagttgactcaatcactaagcattcaagagaagggaaagatcccagctcaaccaatgccaaatcctagaggtcaggtacacatgagtgaatcctcatctagtgaaccttcaaaccatgaacaagtccaagccatcactacccttagaagtggaaagattgttgacaaagctataggttttgggattcctagaagtattgtggaggaggaatctagggaaagtgaagaggaaatcaaaacacaagtgacaaatgagagcttgagtgacaaagaaggtgagataaatgagaaagagatgagtgagaaaggagatgattcaagcaaaattggagtcaaagtgagtgatttagaatttgttcctagagcaccatttccacaaaggttagggaaacctaaacatgatcttatgaactcggaaatctatgaattgttcaaacaagtgaaagtcaacattccactccttgatgcaattaaacaagtcccctcttatgcaaagttcctcaaggacttatgcacagtcaaaaggagattgaatgtgaaagaaagagcctttctaactgaacatgctagtgccatcatccagtttaaggcccctcccaaatacaaagatcctggttgtcctaccatttcatgcattattggaaatcataagatagaccaagctttgttggatttaggagcaagtgtgaatttaataccctacactgtttacgaacagttaggtttaggagaaatcaagcctactcgaatcacccttcaattagctgataggtcaatcaagattcccaggggtattgttgaggatgtgttggtccaagtagataaattctactttcctgttgattttgtagtgttcgACACTGCACcaattcaaggttctaatgctcccatcccagtcatcttaggtagacctttcctagctacatccaatgctttaatcaactgtaggaatggggtgatgaaattgtcttttgggaacatgactgtggagatgaacatattcaatgtctctaaacaaattggtgaacatgaggacattagagaggtagatttgatccaaacagtttgtcaagaacactttgagagagagtggatcaatgatccattggagagaactttaattcatgatgaaagattttgttctttggaatgtgttgatgaggaagtaagagaactcgagacttatttAAATCCAATGCctattatgtcaataggtcaatggaccccatcgtttgagcctttgatttcaccccaagtgaaagctgaggcatctcttgtccaaccttataaaccagaaaggaagcctttaccgagtgatcttaagtatgcatttctaggggaagatgaatcatatcctattgtgatttcatcaaaacttagcatagagcaggaacaagaacttttgagagtggtgagaaaacacaaaaaagcaattgggtggact